In Saccharothrix syringae, the following are encoded in one genomic region:
- a CDS encoding gamma-glutamyl-gamma-aminobutyrate hydrolase family protein yields the protein MASNGSRPLIGVTTYLERTAFGVWDVEAAVLHRDYLDAVVRGGGNPVLLPPVGEWDADGLAFLDGLVLSGGADVDPARYGRPRDPRTGPARPERDAVELDLARAALKLDLPVLAVCRGMQVLNVALGGTLVQHVDGHNPAPGVFGHTGIAVAPGSVLASVVGLATTVHCHHHQALDAVGTGLRVVARAPDGTAEAVELPGARFVLGVQSHPEVAGEDDRLFAALVGAARDGGVR from the coding sequence GTGGCTTCGAACGGCTCTAGGCCGCTGATCGGCGTCACCACCTACCTGGAGCGCACCGCGTTCGGCGTGTGGGACGTCGAGGCGGCCGTGCTGCACCGCGACTACCTCGACGCGGTGGTGCGCGGTGGCGGCAACCCCGTGCTGCTGCCGCCGGTCGGGGAGTGGGACGCCGACGGCCTCGCCTTCCTCGACGGCCTGGTGCTCTCCGGCGGCGCGGACGTGGACCCCGCCCGCTACGGCAGGCCCCGCGACCCGCGCACCGGGCCGGCGCGGCCCGAGCGGGACGCCGTCGAGCTGGACCTGGCCCGCGCGGCGCTCAAGCTCGACCTGCCGGTGCTCGCGGTGTGCCGCGGGATGCAGGTGCTCAACGTGGCGCTCGGCGGCACGCTGGTCCAGCACGTCGACGGCCACAACCCGGCGCCCGGGGTGTTCGGGCACACCGGGATCGCGGTGGCGCCGGGGTCGGTGCTGGCCTCGGTCGTCGGCCTGGCGACCACCGTGCACTGCCACCACCACCAGGCCCTGGACGCGGTGGGCACCGGCCTGCGGGTGGTGGCCAGGGCACCGGACGGCACCGCCGAGGCGGTCGAGCTGCCGGGCGCGCGGTTCGTGCTCGGCGTGCAGTCCCACCCCGAGGTCGCCGGCGAGGACGACCGCCTGTTCGCCGCCCTGGTCGGCGCCGCCCGCGACGGAGGAGTGCGATGA
- a CDS encoding glutamine synthetase family protein: MLAVEELRVLVDSGEVDTVLVAVVDMQGRLQGKRCAARYFLDEVLEHAAEGCDYLLAVDVEMNTVGGYATSSWDRGYGDLVMKPDLSTLRRVPWHEGTAMVLCDIVTEDGEPVSVSPRQVLKRQLDRLAERGLRAFAGTELEFIVFNDTYEQAWDRGYRGLTPANQYNVDYSLLGTARVEPLLRAIRNHMAGAGMVVESAKGECNPGQHEIAFRYTDALTTCDNHSLYKTGAKEIAAQHGRSLTFMAKYNEREGSSCHIHLSLRGADDELVFAEGEGMSEVMRHFLAGQLAALRELTYFLAPNINSYKRFVRGSFAPTAVAWGRDNRTCSLRVVGHGRSLRFENRVPGADVNPYLAIAALIAAGLHGLDNGLPLEEEFVGNAYASDRPTVPTTLRDAASLLARSEIAREAFGQDVVDHYLNAARVEMAAFDAAVTDWERVRGFERL, encoded by the coding sequence ATGCTCGCCGTGGAGGAGTTGCGCGTGCTCGTGGACTCGGGTGAGGTGGACACGGTGCTCGTCGCCGTCGTCGACATGCAGGGACGCCTCCAGGGCAAGCGCTGCGCCGCCCGCTACTTCCTCGACGAGGTGCTGGAGCACGCCGCCGAGGGCTGCGACTACCTGCTGGCCGTCGACGTGGAGATGAACACCGTCGGCGGCTACGCCACCTCGTCCTGGGACCGGGGTTACGGCGACCTGGTGATGAAGCCCGACCTGTCCACGCTGCGCCGCGTCCCGTGGCACGAGGGCACCGCCATGGTGCTGTGCGACATCGTGACCGAGGACGGCGAACCGGTCTCCGTCTCGCCGCGCCAGGTGCTCAAGCGCCAGCTCGACCGCCTGGCCGAACGGGGCCTGCGCGCGTTCGCGGGCACCGAGCTGGAGTTCATCGTCTTCAACGACACCTACGAGCAGGCGTGGGACCGCGGCTACCGCGGCCTCACCCCGGCCAACCAGTACAACGTGGACTACTCGCTGCTCGGCACCGCGCGGGTGGAACCGCTGCTGCGCGCCATCCGCAACCACATGGCGGGCGCGGGCATGGTGGTCGAGTCCGCCAAGGGCGAGTGCAACCCCGGCCAGCACGAGATCGCGTTCCGCTACACCGACGCGCTGACCACGTGCGACAACCACAGCCTCTACAAGACCGGCGCCAAGGAGATCGCGGCGCAGCACGGCCGGTCCCTGACGTTCATGGCCAAGTACAACGAGCGCGAGGGCAGCTCCTGCCACATCCACCTCAGCCTGCGCGGCGCGGACGACGAGCTGGTCTTCGCCGAGGGCGAGGGCATGTCCGAGGTGATGCGGCACTTCCTCGCCGGCCAACTGGCCGCGTTGCGCGAACTCACCTACTTCCTCGCCCCGAACATCAACTCCTACAAGCGGTTCGTGCGCGGCAGCTTCGCGCCGACCGCGGTGGCGTGGGGCCGCGACAACCGGACGTGCTCGCTGCGCGTGGTCGGGCACGGCCGGTCGCTGCGGTTCGAGAACCGGGTGCCCGGCGCGGACGTCAACCCGTACCTGGCGATCGCCGCGCTGATCGCGGCGGGCCTGCACGGCCTGGACAACGGGCTGCCGCTGGAGGAGGAGTTCGTCGGCAACGCCTACGCCTCCGACCGGCCCACCGTGCCGACCACGCTGCGCGACGCCGCGTCCCTGCTGGCGCGCAGCGAGATCGCCCGGGAGGCGTTCGGCCAGGACGTGGTCGACCACTACCTCAACGCGGCGCGGGTGGAGATGGCCGCCTTCGACGCCGCGGTGACCGACTGGGAGCGCGTCCGTGGCTTCGAACGGCTCTAG
- a CDS encoding Rossmann-fold NAD(P)-binding domain-containing protein, with product MIGEVIGHPVLWDEAPESEARQRMLARGRPAGVAEGVPRARAGLVDHPEPVTTAVRDITGSPARPFRSWVAGHAAAFLPQPTR from the coding sequence GTGATCGGCGAGGTGATCGGCCACCCGGTCCTCTGGGACGAGGCGCCCGAATCCGAGGCGCGGCAACGGATGCTCGCGCGCGGCCGGCCCGCCGGGGTCGCCGAGGGCGTGCCGCGGGCCCGGGCCGGGCTGGTGGACCACCCCGAACCGGTCACCACCGCCGTGCGGGACATCACCGGGTCGCCGGCCCGGCCGTTCCGCTCGTGGGTCGCCGGGCACGCGGCCGCGTTCCTCCCGCAGCCCACCCGTTGA
- the eat gene encoding ethanolamine permease, with product MAKHVEYEKVGSDYLEHRQLKRGAAGWVLLAGLGVSYVISGDFAGWNFGLEQGGWGGLLVATVLMGAMYTCMVFGLAELAAALPVAGGGYGFARRALGPLGGFATGVAILIEYAMAPAAIAVFIGGYVETLGLFGLTNSWPVYLVCFIVFIGVHLYGVGEALRLMFVITGVAVVALAVFVIGMVPSFDSAKLFDVADGGFLPFGVAGALGALVYAIWFFLGVEGVPVAAEEARDPKRDMPRGIIGAMVVLLVFAGAILVLAPGGAGSEALKASDNPLPDAARAAYGDGSVLAQIVNYVGLAGLVASFFSLIFAYSRQLFALSRAGYLPRWLSRTSRRKTPHLALVVPGVLGFLLAAITQDGAQLINIAVFGAALSYVLMMVSHIVLRVREPGLERPYRTPGGVVTTGIALVLAVAAVVATFFVDELAAGITAGIVVVALAYFWFYSRHHLVASAPEEEFAAIAQAERELKD from the coding sequence ATGGCCAAGCACGTCGAGTACGAGAAGGTGGGCAGCGACTACCTGGAGCACCGGCAGCTCAAGCGCGGCGCCGCGGGGTGGGTGCTGCTGGCGGGGCTCGGGGTCTCCTACGTCATCTCCGGCGACTTCGCCGGGTGGAACTTCGGGCTGGAGCAGGGCGGCTGGGGCGGCCTGCTGGTGGCGACGGTGCTGATGGGCGCCATGTACACGTGCATGGTGTTCGGCCTGGCCGAGCTGGCCGCCGCGCTGCCCGTGGCGGGCGGCGGGTACGGGTTCGCCCGGCGCGCGCTCGGCCCCCTCGGCGGGTTCGCCACCGGCGTCGCGATCCTCATCGAGTACGCCATGGCGCCCGCGGCCATCGCGGTGTTCATCGGCGGCTACGTGGAGACGCTGGGGCTGTTCGGGCTGACCAACTCGTGGCCCGTGTACCTGGTGTGCTTCATCGTCTTCATCGGCGTCCACCTGTACGGCGTGGGCGAGGCGCTGCGGCTGATGTTCGTCATCACCGGTGTCGCCGTGGTGGCGCTGGCGGTGTTCGTGATCGGCATGGTGCCGTCGTTCGACTCGGCCAAGCTGTTCGACGTGGCCGACGGCGGTTTCCTGCCGTTCGGGGTGGCGGGCGCGCTCGGCGCGCTGGTCTACGCCATCTGGTTCTTCCTCGGCGTGGAGGGCGTCCCGGTGGCGGCGGAGGAGGCGCGCGACCCGAAGCGGGACATGCCGCGCGGCATCATCGGCGCGATGGTGGTGCTGCTGGTGTTCGCGGGCGCCATCCTGGTGCTGGCGCCGGGCGGTGCCGGGTCGGAGGCGCTGAAGGCGTCGGACAACCCGCTGCCCGACGCGGCGCGCGCGGCGTACGGCGACGGCAGCGTGCTGGCGCAGATCGTGAACTACGTCGGCCTGGCCGGGTTGGTGGCGAGCTTCTTCTCGCTGATCTTCGCCTACTCGCGGCAGCTCTTCGCGCTGTCCCGGGCCGGCTACCTGCCCAGGTGGCTGTCGCGCACCAGCAGGCGCAAGACGCCGCACCTCGCACTGGTCGTCCCGGGCGTCCTCGGCTTCCTGCTGGCGGCGATCACCCAGGACGGCGCGCAGCTGATCAACATCGCGGTGTTCGGCGCGGCGCTGTCGTACGTGCTGATGATGGTGTCGCACATCGTGCTGCGCGTCCGCGAGCCCGGGTTGGAGCGCCCGTACCGCACCCCCGGCGGTGTGGTGACGACCGGCATCGCCCTGGTGCTCGCCGTGGCGGCGGTGGTGGCGACGTTCTTCGTGGACGAGCTGGCGGCGGGCATCACCGCGGGCATCGTCGTGGTGGCGCTGGCGTACTTCTGGTTCTACAGCCGCCACCACCTCGTGGCGTCGGCGCCCGAGGAGGAGTTCGCCGCGATCGCCCAGGCCGAACGCGAGCTCAAGGACTGA
- a CDS encoding CAP domain-containing protein: MTPKTVAVATAIAALFVTTSTATAAPTYDQSVLTLTNQERTAAGCPALSSNDQLIAAAKRHNDEMAATGNFSHTGVDGSTPAQRVSEAGYPFRTTAENIAAGQRTPEEVVRDWMASEGHRANILNCELRELGVAYAVDAGGRSYWTQEFGVRQ; encoded by the coding sequence ATGACACCCAAGACGGTTGCGGTCGCCACGGCCATCGCTGCACTGTTCGTCACCACCAGCACGGCCACCGCCGCGCCCACGTACGACCAGTCGGTGCTGACGCTGACCAACCAGGAGCGGACCGCGGCCGGGTGTCCGGCACTGTCCTCGAACGACCAGCTGATCGCCGCGGCCAAGCGCCACAACGACGAAATGGCCGCCACGGGCAACTTCAGCCACACCGGCGTGGACGGCAGCACCCCCGCGCAACGGGTCAGCGAAGCGGGCTACCCCTTCCGCACGACGGCCGAGAACATCGCCGCGGGGCAGCGGACGCCGGAGGAGGTGGTGCGCGACTGGATGGCGAGCGAGGGCCACCGGGCCAACATCCTCAACTGCGAGCTGCGCGAGCTGGGGGTGGCCTACGCGGTGGACGCGGGTGGGCGTTCCTACTGGACCCAGGAGTTCGGCGTGCGGCAGTAG
- a CDS encoding leucine-rich repeat domain-containing protein, producing MRRVSCPAPPGPLDFVPPQVEVLTLTMSEDVDLGTLRTPGLTHLRLVHPRRLDLSPLGGFTSLRSLRVTAERITGLPGPRRVPALEHLHLIGGCDPAELRVLARGWRLRVVKLTRVPELHGLQSLAFLAGPVELRLERLHLVDVDEIGWWAGTLERLALRDCGTLDLGPVAALENLVVLDLTGTMVFDLRSLATLRRLSRLTLSSARDVRSLEPVARLPNLREIRFTQGSPVNLAAFAGRRGLRVMVEGMLTKVVGADLLGEGSEVVQWDGK from the coding sequence GTGCGCAGGGTCTCCTGCCCCGCGCCCCCGGGCCCGCTGGACTTCGTGCCGCCGCAGGTCGAGGTGCTCACCCTGACGATGAGCGAGGACGTCGACCTGGGCACCCTGCGGACACCCGGGTTGACGCACCTGCGGCTCGTGCACCCGCGCCGACTGGACCTGTCGCCCCTCGGCGGGTTCACCTCGTTGCGCTCGCTCCGCGTCACCGCCGAGCGGATCACGGGCCTGCCCGGGCCGCGTCGGGTGCCGGCTCTGGAGCACCTGCACCTGATCGGCGGCTGCGACCCCGCCGAGCTCCGCGTCCTGGCGCGGGGCTGGCGACTGCGGGTGGTGAAGCTGACGAGGGTCCCGGAGCTGCACGGCCTGCAATCGCTGGCGTTCCTGGCCGGGCCGGTGGAGCTGCGGCTGGAGCGCCTGCACCTGGTGGACGTCGACGAGATCGGGTGGTGGGCCGGGACGCTGGAGCGCCTGGCCCTCCGCGACTGCGGCACCCTCGACCTCGGCCCGGTCGCCGCCCTGGAGAACCTGGTGGTGCTCGACCTGACCGGCACCATGGTGTTCGACCTGCGGTCCCTGGCCACCTTGCGTCGGCTGTCGAGGCTGACGTTGAGCTCGGCGCGCGACGTCCGCTCCCTGGAACCGGTCGCCCGGCTCCCGAACCTCCGCGAGATCCGCTTCACCCAGGGCAGCCCGGTCAACCTGGCCGCGTTCGCGGGCCGCCGCGGGTTGCGGGTCATGGTGGAGGGGATGCTGACCAAGGTGGTCGGGGCCGACCTGCTCGGCGAGGGCAGCGAAGTGGTCCAGTGGGACGGCAAGTGA
- a CDS encoding NACHT domain-containing protein — MGVEAALIPLGASVVRSALKLWLGDKSLATPVSGTGVDLLERRLTNALDQRKLRRVQEQFVDAVVERVQPIVAAEYRRLAEHERLAAIEAVRETFEEAALDDDDLFAADLDTRRLDRHLRSRAPYAPTGLSTDGTQLYGLLLRECAGYVIEMSRALPAFGPSALTEILRRETEIVTEVRKVLDRLPQRRTSTDFAYDYRQLVAGTLDQVEMFGATLSEATRRYPLSVAYISLTADGPRDGYAAAGRRVEDLLATGERIFIRGEAGLGKTTLLQWIAVRSAQRDFADPLTAWNDTIPFLVPLRRYADRELPAPERFLDEVGRHIADEMPPGWVQAQLRSGRGLLLLDGVDELASDRREEAREWLRSLILAFPGARYVVTSRPSAVDPDWLAADGFAVASLRPMTPADVRVFVERWHDAMRTRLVDEPAREEVAEHHERLLAQLNARHHLRKLAGYPLLCALLCALHRDRRGDLPDNRMELYDTALQMLLERRDAERRIEALAGLSRTRKALLLGDLAYWFIRNDLTDAPVSRAVEQVERRLTSMPEVRASAEAVYRHLLERSGLLREPVEGRVDFVHRTFQEYLAAKAAIDADDIGTLVAHAHLDQWHEVVVMAAGHAPGTRREELLNQVLTRGDEVRKHRDALHLLAVACLETTPELAPATRERVEASATRLLPPRGLAAAKAFASAGPFVLDLLASADPRTEAEVAATVRAAAATGLNDALPLLVKYRRDERDKVQQELVAAWGDFEPDAYAAAVLAELPVRSVSVTESRMARALRHLTGCAGSPAPRPRARWTSCRRRSRCSP, encoded by the coding sequence ATGGGCGTCGAAGCCGCGCTGATCCCGTTGGGCGCGTCCGTGGTGCGCAGCGCGCTCAAGCTGTGGCTGGGGGACAAGTCGCTCGCCACGCCGGTCAGTGGCACCGGCGTCGACCTGCTGGAACGACGCCTGACCAACGCGCTCGACCAGCGCAAGCTGCGTCGGGTGCAGGAGCAGTTCGTGGACGCCGTGGTCGAGCGGGTGCAGCCGATCGTGGCCGCCGAGTACCGCCGATTAGCGGAGCACGAGCGGTTGGCCGCGATCGAGGCGGTGCGCGAGACGTTCGAGGAGGCCGCACTCGACGACGACGACCTCTTCGCCGCGGACCTCGACACCCGCCGGCTGGATCGCCACCTGCGCAGCCGAGCCCCGTACGCGCCCACCGGGCTGTCCACCGACGGCACCCAGCTGTACGGCCTGCTGCTGCGCGAGTGCGCGGGGTACGTGATCGAGATGTCCCGGGCGCTGCCCGCCTTCGGCCCGAGCGCGCTCACCGAGATCCTGCGCAGGGAGACCGAGATCGTCACCGAGGTCCGCAAGGTGCTGGACCGCCTGCCCCAGCGGCGCACCTCGACCGACTTCGCCTACGACTACCGGCAACTGGTCGCGGGCACGCTCGACCAGGTCGAGATGTTCGGCGCCACGCTGTCCGAGGCGACCCGCCGGTACCCGCTGTCGGTGGCCTACATCAGCCTCACCGCCGATGGTCCGCGGGACGGCTACGCCGCGGCGGGCCGACGGGTGGAGGACCTGCTGGCCACCGGGGAGCGGATCTTCATCCGCGGCGAGGCGGGGCTCGGCAAGACCACCCTGCTCCAGTGGATCGCCGTCCGCAGTGCCCAGCGCGACTTCGCCGACCCGCTCACCGCGTGGAACGACACGATCCCGTTCCTGGTCCCGCTCCGCCGCTACGCCGACCGGGAGCTGCCCGCCCCGGAGCGGTTCCTGGACGAGGTCGGCCGGCACATCGCGGACGAGATGCCACCCGGCTGGGTGCAGGCGCAACTGCGCTCCGGGCGGGGGCTGCTCCTCTTGGACGGCGTGGACGAGCTGGCGTCCGATCGCCGCGAGGAGGCCCGGGAGTGGCTGCGGTCGTTGATCCTGGCCTTCCCGGGAGCCCGGTACGTGGTCACCTCGCGGCCGAGCGCCGTCGACCCGGACTGGCTGGCGGCCGACGGTTTCGCGGTGGCGTCGCTGCGCCCCATGACGCCGGCCGACGTGCGGGTGTTCGTCGAGCGCTGGCACGACGCGATGCGCACGCGGCTCGTCGACGAGCCGGCCCGCGAGGAGGTCGCGGAGCACCACGAGCGCCTGCTGGCGCAGCTCAACGCGCGTCACCACCTGCGCAAACTGGCCGGCTACCCGCTGCTGTGCGCCTTGCTGTGCGCCCTGCACCGCGATCGGCGCGGCGACCTGCCCGACAACCGCATGGAGCTGTACGACACCGCTCTGCAGATGCTGCTGGAGCGTCGGGACGCGGAGCGGCGCATCGAGGCGCTGGCCGGTCTGTCCCGGACGCGCAAGGCCCTGCTCCTGGGCGATCTGGCGTACTGGTTCATCCGCAACGACCTGACCGACGCGCCGGTGAGCAGGGCCGTCGAGCAGGTGGAGCGCCGGCTCACCTCGATGCCCGAGGTGCGGGCGTCCGCCGAAGCGGTGTACCGGCACCTGCTGGAGCGCAGCGGGTTGCTGCGCGAACCCGTGGAGGGACGCGTCGACTTCGTGCACCGCACGTTCCAGGAGTACCTGGCGGCCAAGGCGGCGATCGACGCGGACGACATCGGCACGCTGGTGGCCCACGCCCACCTGGACCAGTGGCACGAGGTGGTCGTGATGGCCGCCGGGCACGCACCGGGCACTCGCCGCGAGGAGCTGCTGAACCAGGTGCTGACCAGGGGTGACGAGGTGCGCAAGCACCGTGACGCGCTGCACCTGCTGGCCGTGGCCTGCCTGGAGACCACGCCGGAGCTGGCACCCGCGACGCGGGAGCGGGTGGAGGCCAGCGCCACCCGGCTGCTCCCGCCCCGCGGGTTGGCGGCGGCCAAGGCGTTCGCGTCGGCGGGACCGTTCGTGCTCGACCTGCTGGCCTCCGCCGACCCGCGCACGGAGGCCGAGGTGGCCGCGACCGTCCGGGCCGCCGCCGCGACCGGCCTGAACGACGCTTTGCCGCTGCTCGTGAAGTACCGGCGCGACGAGCGGGACAAGGTGCAGCAGGAACTGGTCGCCGCGTGGGGCGACTTCGAGCCGGACGCGTACGCCGCCGCTGTGCTCGCGGAGCTGCCGGTGCGGTCGGTCAGCGTGACCGAGTCCCGGATGGCGCGAGCCCTGCGCCACCTGACCGGGTGCGCAGGGTCTCCTGCCCCGCGCCCCCGGGCCCGCTGGACTTCGTGCCGCCGCAGGTCGAGGTGCTCACCCTGA
- a CDS encoding 3-hydroxybutyryl-CoA dehydrogenase, translating to MSDIQRVGVVGSGLMGSGIAEVCARAGLDVLVAEVNPDAAEAARGRIASSLGRGVRSGKLSAEDRDAALERLRFTTDLGDFADRNLVVEAVAENEQVKTDVFAALDKVVEDPRAIFASNTSSIPIMKLGMATGRPEQVIGVHFFNPVPVLKLVELVPSLLTGEQTRARAEAFVTDVLHKEVIRSQDRAGFVVNALLIPYLLSAIRMMESGFASAEDIDNGMVLGCAHPMGPLRLTDLIGLDTTKAIAESMYEEFKEPLYSPPPLLLRMVDAGLLGKKSGRGFYNYAS from the coding sequence GTGAGTGACATTCAACGTGTTGGAGTGGTGGGTTCGGGCCTCATGGGCTCCGGCATCGCCGAGGTCTGCGCGCGGGCGGGCCTGGACGTGCTGGTGGCCGAGGTCAACCCGGACGCCGCCGAGGCCGCGCGCGGGCGGATCGCCTCGTCGCTCGGCCGCGGGGTGCGCAGCGGGAAGCTGTCCGCCGAGGACCGGGACGCCGCACTGGAGCGCCTGCGGTTCACCACCGACCTGGGCGACTTCGCCGACCGGAACCTGGTCGTCGAGGCCGTCGCGGAGAACGAGCAGGTCAAGACCGACGTGTTCGCGGCGCTGGACAAGGTCGTCGAGGACCCCCGCGCGATCTTCGCGTCGAACACCTCGTCGATCCCGATCATGAAGCTGGGCATGGCCACCGGGCGGCCCGAGCAGGTCATCGGCGTCCACTTCTTCAACCCGGTGCCGGTGTTGAAGCTGGTCGAGCTGGTGCCCTCGCTGCTGACCGGCGAGCAGACGCGGGCGCGCGCCGAGGCGTTCGTCACCGACGTGCTGCACAAGGAGGTCATCCGCTCGCAGGACCGGGCCGGGTTCGTGGTCAACGCCCTGCTGATCCCCTACCTGCTGTCCGCGATCCGGATGATGGAGTCCGGCTTCGCCAGCGCCGAGGACATCGACAACGGCATGGTGCTCGGCTGCGCGCACCCGATGGGTCCGCTGCGCCTGACCGACCTGATCGGCCTGGACACCACCAAGGCGATCGCCGAGTCGATGTACGAGGAGTTCAAGGAGCCGCTGTACTCGCCGCCGCCGCTGCTGCTGCGCATGGTGGACGCGGGGCTGCTGGGCAAGAAGAGCGGGCGGGGCTTCTACAACTACGCGTCCTGA
- a CDS encoding tryptophan dimethylallyltransferase family protein: MSALLHSVGITENTTDSVALLADALGPGGLRPLSAEPVWRSDVADDHTPVEFSTAFAPDEPPVVRMIVEPTATSPSRQANTTAGLAALDRMRRRRGIDTTRFDAVRDLFLPADAERDFTFWYSLVFRAGDAPLVKVYLNPEVRGEAAAGELVREALDRTGFAGAFPGLCEHALTRPGLDRFSFFALDLVEQRRARTKVYISHHAADGADVTRAARLAQGVDVDRVPDFCLLTGGPSGTFDRRPLISSYTFLDGDAQAPSGYSLYVPIRDYVTDDEEARRRVLSVMTKYGLDPTPFDNALRTVARRPLDEGVGLIAHVSLRMGRPRPGITVYLSSEAYAVTAPRSVSLAV; this comes from the coding sequence TTGAGTGCCCTGCTGCATTCTGTGGGCATCACCGAAAACACCACCGACTCCGTTGCGCTGCTCGCCGACGCGCTCGGCCCCGGTGGTCTGCGCCCACTTTCCGCCGAGCCGGTGTGGCGTTCCGACGTGGCCGACGACCACACCCCGGTCGAGTTCTCCACGGCGTTCGCGCCGGACGAACCCCCAGTCGTCCGGATGATCGTCGAACCGACCGCGACCAGCCCTTCCCGCCAGGCCAACACCACCGCCGGGCTCGCCGCGCTCGACCGGATGCGGCGCCGCCGCGGCATCGACACCACCCGCTTCGACGCGGTCCGGGACCTGTTCCTGCCGGCCGACGCGGAACGGGATTTCACCTTCTGGTACTCGCTCGTCTTCCGCGCCGGCGACGCCCCGCTGGTGAAGGTCTACCTCAACCCGGAAGTGCGCGGCGAGGCCGCCGCCGGGGAACTGGTGCGCGAGGCGCTGGACCGGACCGGTTTCGCCGGTGCTTTCCCGGGCCTGTGCGAACACGCGCTCACCCGTCCCGGGTTGGACCGGTTTTCCTTCTTCGCGCTCGACCTGGTCGAACAACGCCGGGCGCGGACGAAGGTGTACATCTCCCACCACGCCGCGGACGGCGCCGATGTGACGCGCGCCGCACGGCTCGCCCAGGGCGTGGATGTGGACAGGGTGCCCGATTTCTGCCTGCTGACCGGCGGCCCCTCGGGAACGTTCGACCGGCGCCCGCTGATTTCCAGCTACACGTTCCTGGACGGCGACGCGCAGGCGCCCAGCGGCTATTCACTCTACGTGCCGATCCGGGACTACGTGACCGACGACGAGGAGGCCCGGCGACGGGTGCTCTCGGTGATGACCAAGTACGGCCTGGACCCCACCCCGTTCGACAACGCCCTGCGCACCGTCGCCCGGCGCCCGCTCGACGAGGGGGTCGGCCTCATCGCGCACGTGTCGCTGCGCATGGGCAGGCCGCGCCCCGGCATCACCGTCTACCTGTCGTCCGAGGCGTACGCCGTCACCGCGCCCCGCTCGGTCAGCCTGGCCGTCTAG
- a CDS encoding tryptophanase translates to MPIMEPYRIKVVEPIPITTRAHRERALAAAGYNPFNLAAEDVTIDLLSDSGTGALSAEQQSAGLRGDETYAGARSYYRFRDVVSELTGYPHAFPVHQGRAAERILFTALLKPGQLSVSNTHFDTTRANVEILGGKAVDLPCRAAKDLDDDAPFKGDIDLDALEAVLSGPEDVALVLITITNNGGGGQPVSMANIKAAGELARRHGVPFFLDAARFAENAWLVTQREPGYAGRTPREVAREAFDLADGCVASLKKDAIVHMGGLLAVRDPALAEKCELLLIATEGFRTYGGLAGRDLEMLAQGLLEVTEPAYLRARAESTAYLADLAAQAGVDSVRPTGVHAVYLNAGRLLTHLPPGRFPGFALATELYLAGGIRCAELGSLYLGELDEAGELLKPAPYELVRLAIPRRVYTQSHLEYVAETLAGIAKDPGRVPGYRLTHAPKLLRHFNCRLEPAV, encoded by the coding sequence ATGCCCATCATGGAGCCGTACCGCATCAAGGTCGTGGAACCCATCCCGATCACCACGCGCGCGCACCGCGAGCGGGCGCTGGCCGCCGCCGGGTACAACCCGTTCAACCTCGCCGCCGAGGACGTGACGATCGACCTGCTCAGCGACTCGGGTACCGGTGCCCTGTCGGCCGAACAGCAGTCGGCGGGGCTGCGCGGTGACGAGACCTACGCGGGCGCGCGCTCCTACTACCGGTTCCGCGACGTCGTGAGCGAGCTGACCGGGTACCCGCACGCGTTCCCCGTCCACCAGGGGCGCGCCGCCGAGCGGATCCTGTTCACCGCCCTGCTCAAGCCCGGTCAGCTCAGCGTCAGCAACACCCACTTCGACACCACGCGCGCGAACGTCGAGATCCTGGGCGGCAAGGCCGTCGACCTGCCGTGCCGGGCCGCGAAGGACCTCGACGACGACGCGCCGTTCAAGGGCGACATCGACCTGGACGCCCTGGAGGCCGTGCTGTCCGGGCCCGAGGACGTCGCCCTGGTGCTCATCACCATCACCAACAACGGCGGTGGCGGGCAACCGGTGTCGATGGCCAACATCAAGGCCGCGGGCGAGCTGGCGCGCAGGCACGGCGTGCCGTTCTTCCTCGACGCGGCGCGCTTCGCGGAGAACGCGTGGCTGGTCACCCAGCGGGAGCCGGGGTACGCCGGCCGCACGCCGCGCGAGGTGGCCCGGGAGGCGTTCGACCTGGCCGACGGGTGCGTGGCGAGCCTGAAGAAGGACGCCATCGTCCACATGGGCGGGTTGCTCGCGGTCCGCGACCCGGCGCTGGCCGAGAAGTGCGAGCTGCTGCTGATCGCCACCGAGGGCTTCCGCACGTACGGCGGCCTGGCGGGGCGTGACCTGGAGATGCTCGCCCAGGGCCTGCTGGAGGTCACCGAGCCCGCGTACCTGCGGGCGCGCGCCGAGTCCACGGCCTACCTCGCCGACCTGGCCGCCCAGGCCGGCGTGGACAGCGTCCGGCCGACCGGCGTGCACGCGGTCTACCTCAACGCCGGGCGGCTGCTGACCCACCTGCCGCCCGGCCGGTTCCCGGGCTTCGCGCTGGCCACCGAGCTGTACCTGGCCGGCGGCATCCGGTGCGCCGAGCTGGGGTCGCTCTACCTGGGCGAGCTGGACGAGGCGGGCGAGCTGCTCAAGCCCGCGCCGTACGAGCTGGTCCGCCTGGCGATCCCGCGGCGGGTCTACACGCAGAGCCACCTGGAGTACGTGGCGGAGACGCTGGCCGGGATCGCGAAGGACCCCGGGCGGGTGCCCGGCTACCGGCTGACCCACGCGCCGAAGCTGTTGCGGCACTTCAACTGCCGGCTCGAACCGGCGGTGTGA